A single genomic interval of Syntrophobotulus glycolicus DSM 8271 harbors:
- a CDS encoding Mor transcription activator family protein, which produces MDALAKELTLEQIPEGLYREIAEAIGVENLVKLTQLVGGSTIYLPKTESVVRPVRDARIREEFNGYNHMELAKKYDVTERWVRQLCGDGHAEGQLSLFDLPGPGDEKAV; this is translated from the coding sequence ATGGACGCATTAGCAAAAGAGCTCACGCTCGAACAGATTCCCGAGGGCCTTTACAGGGAAATAGCGGAAGCAATCGGCGTCGAGAATCTCGTCAAGCTCACACAGCTCGTCGGCGGTTCAACGATATACCTGCCGAAGACTGAAAGTGTCGTCCGCCCGGTCAGAGACGCGAGGATTAGAGAGGAGTTCAACGGGTACAATCACATGGAGCTCGCCAAGAAGTACGATGTAACCGAGCGATGGGTACGACAGTTATGCGGCGACGGCCACGCCGAAGGTCAGCTTTCCCTCTTTGATTTGCCCGGCCCGGGGGATGAAAAGGCCGTGTAA
- a CDS encoding DUF2586 domain-containing protein has translation MLRDVTTNITDGLLGLATEKGEGVHVKIGVSPVTSDTPIIITGNMTAAKIKERLGLSPLADKVMDSVENGSNRIYCIPVSASTAGSRGMVEKTGTGSGSLTADGSPYNAFDVIVRITGQGRRNTALFVYSIDGGYSYSDESTVPLTGAFEIPLTGLTVTFTEGAQPNEETSFLVGDVFRFKTTAPTMTNADALAAIDKLKNFNEPYELVHIVGESQKALWSAVSEQQRELAATYHKPLLFVLEAYVPDNEEDVADYALRLEADKKDIKNTDIQVVAARSLYVGMDGITREINNAGIVCGLYSKTKVHQSIGKTRDTAGMGISKSKMLELRPAGIEEYIELLDAAKYLTFREYDGLEDYFVTNARVMSPDGSDYRYAEDVRVKNKIIKEVRKEGLQLLQDDIDLEDMQNELETRAKFMQTPLDEMVKLKEISSATITVPEGQDIITTEKMPVTIRYVSRGYIREIEVDLGRTKPSAS, from the coding sequence ATGCTTAGAGATGTCACAACAAACATTACTGACGGATTGCTCGGACTGGCAACCGAAAAGGGCGAGGGTGTCCATGTGAAAATCGGTGTCTCCCCCGTTACGTCGGACACGCCTATCATCATTACGGGCAACATGACGGCGGCGAAAATCAAGGAACGCCTCGGCCTGAGCCCGCTTGCTGACAAGGTCATGGATTCGGTGGAGAACGGTTCCAACCGGATTTACTGCATCCCGGTCTCGGCATCCACGGCAGGAAGCCGGGGAATGGTCGAAAAGACAGGCACGGGCTCGGGTTCCCTAACCGCTGACGGGAGTCCTTACAATGCCTTTGACGTAATTGTCAGAATCACCGGGCAAGGCCGCAGAAATACCGCCCTGTTCGTGTATTCGATTGATGGCGGGTACAGCTATTCCGACGAGTCCACCGTGCCGCTGACGGGAGCCTTCGAAATCCCCCTGACGGGCCTGACTGTGACGTTTACGGAAGGTGCGCAGCCGAATGAGGAGACATCCTTCCTTGTGGGCGACGTCTTCCGTTTCAAGACAACGGCCCCCACCATGACCAACGCCGACGCGCTGGCGGCCATTGACAAGCTCAAGAACTTCAACGAGCCCTATGAATTGGTTCATATCGTCGGGGAATCGCAGAAAGCATTATGGTCGGCGGTATCGGAGCAGCAGCGGGAGCTCGCGGCAACCTATCACAAGCCCCTCCTCTTTGTGCTTGAGGCATACGTCCCGGACAACGAGGAGGATGTCGCCGACTACGCCTTGAGGCTTGAGGCCGACAAGAAGGACATCAAGAACACCGACATTCAGGTCGTGGCAGCGCGCTCCCTCTATGTCGGCATGGACGGCATCACAAGGGAAATCAACAACGCCGGAATCGTGTGCGGCCTGTACTCCAAGACCAAAGTTCATCAGAGTATCGGCAAGACCCGGGACACGGCGGGCATGGGAATCTCTAAAAGCAAGATGCTAGAGCTCCGGCCCGCGGGGATTGAGGAATATATCGAGCTGCTTGATGCCGCAAAATACCTCACCTTCCGGGAATACGACGGGCTTGAGGACTACTTTGTCACCAATGCTCGCGTGATGTCCCCGGACGGCTCGGATTACCGTTATGCCGAGGATGTCCGGGTCAAGAACAAAATCATCAAGGAAGTCCGCAAAGAGGGCCTTCAGCTCTTGCAGGACGACATCGACCTTGAAGATATGCAAAACGAGCTCGAAACAAGGGCGAAGTTCATGCAGACTCCTCTCGACGAGATGGTCAAGCTGAAGGAAATCTCCTCGGCCACAATCACAGTCCCGGAAGGACAGGACATCATCACGACCGAGAAAATGCCCGTCACCATCCGCTATGTGTCCAGAGGATACATCAGGGAAATCGAAGTCGACCTCGGCAGAACGAAGCCGAGCGCAAGCTAA
- a CDS encoding DUF3486 family protein, which translates to MAERRRTRVSSKITQLPDDIKEQLDAQLLDTSNTYEEIAAWLKSEGYNVSKSAVGRYAIRANQAAQRVAETLERTKAIAAAVEKNPDLDFTKASRMVLMDGLMQRVSTAEDDFAEMPLDKAGRLIASLSRVGVYEQKVKRDYKTKMELAFEALEDDLTKAIKSDPQLTRELHAVLQKAREKILTDD; encoded by the coding sequence ATGGCCGAGAGAAGACGGACAAGGGTCAGCTCAAAAATCACACAGCTCCCGGACGACATCAAGGAGCAGCTCGACGCGCAGCTCCTCGACACGTCCAACACCTACGAAGAGATTGCAGCATGGCTCAAGTCGGAGGGTTACAACGTCAGCAAAAGCGCGGTCGGGCGGTATGCTATCCGTGCGAATCAGGCGGCGCAGCGTGTCGCCGAGACCCTTGAACGGACAAAAGCAATCGCCGCAGCCGTCGAGAAAAATCCCGACCTCGACTTCACAAAGGCGTCGAGGATGGTCTTGATGGACGGCTTGATGCAGAGGGTGTCAACGGCGGAGGATGACTTCGCGGAGATGCCGCTTGACAAGGCCGGGCGGCTCATCGCCTCCCTTTCCCGTGTGGGAGTTTATGAGCAGAAGGTCAAACGGGATTATAAAACTAAGATGGAGCTTGCTTTCGAGGCCCTTGAGGACGACCTGACAAAGGCAATCAAGTCAGACCCGCAGCTCACCCGAGAGCTGCACGCAGTCCTCCAAAAGGCCCGTGAGAAGATACTGACAGATGATTAA
- a CDS encoding gp436 family protein, giving the protein MAYCETAEVRSMIKDDALNTIIGSDYIEDEAEREAKIIPIIEGAIADAGAEIDGYLAKRYPLPLSPVPQVINKFAKDIAVYNLYSRIGIDESDREKNYLNRYKAAIRFFELLAEGKVEIGAVDTTTAARTGFSVASSPRLFSRDKLKGM; this is encoded by the coding sequence GTGGCATATTGTGAGACCGCAGAAGTCCGCTCCATGATTAAGGATGATGCCCTCAACACCATCATCGGCAGCGACTACATAGAAGACGAGGCCGAGCGTGAGGCGAAAATCATCCCCATCATTGAAGGGGCAATCGCGGACGCAGGGGCGGAGATTGACGGATACCTCGCTAAGAGATACCCTCTCCCTCTCTCCCCTGTCCCACAGGTTATCAATAAGTTCGCAAAGGACATCGCCGTCTATAACCTGTATTCCCGCATCGGTATCGACGAGAGTGACAGAGAAAAGAACTACTTAAACCGCTACAAGGCGGCGATTCGGTTCTTTGAACTGCTGGCGGAGGGTAAGGTCGAAATCGGAGCCGTCGACACCACCACCGCAGCGCGAACAGGCTTCTCGGTCGCATCAAGTCCGCGCCTCTTCTCCCGCGACAAGCTGAAGGGGATGTAA
- a CDS encoding phage virion morphogenesis protein — protein sequence MYSIRLDGDTRSLMKRLRQLADIDKKGINASIAEAIRESTVERFRTEKGPDGKKWKQSIRAAQEGGVTLVKSAGLKNSIKTTSDASGFAVGTNKIYASTHQLGAKNRRITIRAKTSKGLVFQVDGRWIRKKQVTVRINIPARPFLGLSDDDMQEIKGTLEDYFRED from the coding sequence ATGTACAGCATCAGACTTGACGGCGACACAAGAAGCTTGATGAAAAGGCTCCGGCAGCTCGCGGACATCGACAAGAAAGGCATTAACGCCTCCATTGCCGAGGCTATCCGCGAGTCGACCGTCGAACGGTTCCGAACGGAAAAAGGCCCGGACGGGAAGAAATGGAAGCAATCCATCAGGGCGGCGCAGGAAGGCGGCGTCACGCTCGTCAAAAGCGCAGGGCTTAAGAATTCCATCAAGACTACGTCCGACGCCTCCGGGTTCGCGGTCGGCACGAACAAAATATATGCATCGACGCATCAGCTTGGGGCCAAGAACAGGAGAATCACCATCCGGGCCAAGACCTCGAAGGGCCTTGTCTTTCAAGTGGATGGCCGCTGGATACGGAAGAAGCAAGTCACCGTCAGAATCAACATCCCGGCCCGTCCCTTCCTCGGCCTCAGCGATGACGACATGCAGGAAATCAAGGGCACTCTTGAGGATTACTTCAGGGAGGATTAG
- the terL gene encoding phage terminase large subunit, with amino-acid sequence MINLKEYIEKLEEPEDREEVANRQYQRELFETYATREGKHQKERAQLFKEYQDGAELTGEKGLRKRLGAFDLEYFGRAYLPHYFVRESPKFHGELDDIWEDGVMKGKNAIRDAKEISRAEGCRRAIEAPRGHAKSTTFTFKDTVHASAYGYKHYIIILSDSSEQAEGFLTDIKTEYEENAALREDFGDMQGKVWKAGVILLSNGVKIEAIGSGKKIRGRRHKQWRPDLILCDDLENDENVNTPEQRKKLRNWFYKAVSKAGDTYTDIVYIGTLLHFDALLANVAKNPQYKTVKYRGVISFAKNEKLWSAWEAIYTDLNNDDRQEDAKAFFEANREEMLEGTEVLWEAKLSYYDLMVIRVSEGESSFNSEIQNDPIDPESCAFNEEWFSYYKDDEVDFSDGRFLFVGANDPSLGKNKKSDTSAIIGLAKDTRTGYMYVVVASIEKRKPDVIIEDAIETSKRLRRDYKKPFAKFRVETVQFQHFFKDVMAQRSAEAGEYLPIEEVNSIQNKDLRIQSLQPFVKNGYIKFNEKHKTLLQQMKEYPMGKNDDGPDALEMAVRAALELKVGTKVDYKSVISRALKFRNGSY; translated from the coding sequence ATGATTAACCTCAAGGAATACATCGAAAAACTTGAAGAGCCGGAAGACCGCGAGGAGGTCGCCAATAGGCAATATCAGCGGGAGCTTTTCGAGACATACGCGACACGGGAAGGCAAACACCAAAAGGAACGGGCGCAGCTCTTCAAGGAGTACCAAGACGGAGCCGAGCTCACAGGTGAGAAGGGACTGAGGAAACGCCTCGGGGCCTTCGACCTTGAATATTTTGGCCGGGCATACCTCCCCCACTATTTTGTCAGGGAGTCCCCGAAGTTTCACGGGGAGCTTGACGACATTTGGGAGGATGGCGTGATGAAGGGCAAGAACGCAATCCGGGACGCGAAAGAAATCTCCCGGGCGGAAGGATGCCGGAGAGCGATTGAGGCTCCCCGTGGTCACGCCAAGTCGACGACGTTCACCTTCAAGGACACCGTCCACGCTTCGGCCTACGGTTACAAGCATTACATCATCATCCTCTCGGACAGCTCCGAACAGGCCGAGGGGTTCCTCACCGACATCAAGACGGAGTATGAGGAAAACGCAGCTCTCCGGGAAGACTTCGGGGATATGCAGGGCAAGGTTTGGAAGGCCGGAGTCATCCTGCTTTCAAACGGCGTGAAGATTGAGGCTATCGGCAGCGGCAAGAAAATCCGTGGACGGCGTCACAAGCAATGGCGTCCTGACCTTATCCTTTGCGACGACCTCGAAAACGACGAGAACGTCAACACCCCGGAGCAACGGAAAAAGCTCCGCAATTGGTTTTATAAGGCCGTGTCGAAGGCGGGCGACACCTACACCGACATTGTATATATCGGGACGCTCCTCCACTTCGACGCGCTGCTCGCCAATGTTGCGAAGAATCCGCAGTACAAGACGGTCAAGTATAGGGGCGTCATCAGTTTTGCAAAGAATGAAAAGCTCTGGTCGGCATGGGAGGCAATTTATACCGACCTAAACAATGACGACAGGCAGGAAGACGCGAAGGCGTTCTTTGAGGCGAATCGCGAGGAGATGCTCGAAGGGACGGAGGTTTTGTGGGAAGCCAAGCTCTCTTATTACGACCTCATGGTTATCCGGGTATCTGAAGGCGAGAGCAGCTTCAACAGTGAAATCCAGAACGACCCTATCGACCCCGAAAGCTGTGCATTCAACGAGGAATGGTTCAGTTATTACAAAGACGACGAGGTCGACTTCTCGGATGGCCGCTTCCTCTTTGTGGGGGCGAATGACCCATCCCTCGGCAAGAACAAGAAGAGCGACACGTCGGCAATCATCGGCCTCGCGAAGGACACCCGCACGGGCTATATGTATGTGGTCGTCGCCTCTATTGAGAAGCGCAAGCCGGATGTCATCATCGAAGACGCAATCGAGACCTCAAAGCGGCTCCGGCGTGACTACAAAAAGCCCTTTGCCAAGTTCCGGGTCGAGACGGTGCAGTTTCAGCACTTTTTCAAGGACGTCATGGCGCAGCGCAGCGCGGAGGCCGGAGAGTACCTCCCGATTGAGGAGGTCAACAGCATCCAAAACAAGGACTTGAGAATTCAGTCCTTGCAGCCGTTCGTCAAGAACGGGTACATCAAATTCAACGAGAAGCACAAGACCCTCCTTCAGCAGATGAAGGAATACCCGATGGGCAAGAACGACGACGGGCCGGACGCTCTTGAGATGGCCGTGAGGGCCGCCCTTGAGCTGAAGGTCGGGACAAAGGTCGATTACAAGTCCGTCATCAGCCGGGCTCTCAAATTCAGAAACGGCTCGTATTAA
- a CDS encoding DUF935 domain-containing protein: MSKKKQRQQQTKAPALRRPDLTEIAVAQVQDKYSDYPSNGLTPVKLATIFKEADAGDVLRQMELFEEMEEKDPHLFSQLQTRKNAVTGLDFEVIPFDADDERDKEIAEFVAQEIESLENFEDMAMDLLDAIGKGIAVSEIIWDYDDGRVVVKEIKNRHQKRFFWDAEDNFKVVTKEYPSGIIVPENKFIIHRYKARSGHPSRAGVLRVVAWMYLFKNYDLKDWVSFCEVFGMPLRLGKYAQGASEEDKAALMRALVQIGSDAAGIIPDGTEIEFKESSKTSSLDIYERLARYCDEQMSKAILGQTLTSDSGGGSYAQSKTHNEVRHDLTVADCKALAATLRRDLIRPLVLFNFGEDRRIPYIRYDCEEAGDLKETVDIYEKLICSIGLKVPTSHLYKKFSIPKPENGEEVAAPSKGSALPIPMKEQTAEVVTNEATAAGAEKVELKGQAAGEPGTQQRIDGLTAAAIKQSSGLFKKLFAPVLKMLDNTEDLDAVKKLFENEELVERLAGEMDVKDIEELLQKAMLYADLEGRVIRDE, from the coding sequence TTGAGCAAAAAGAAACAAAGGCAGCAGCAGACGAAAGCTCCGGCCCTGAGAAGGCCCGACCTCACGGAAATCGCGGTCGCACAGGTACAGGACAAATATTCGGACTACCCGAGCAACGGCCTCACGCCCGTCAAGCTGGCAACCATCTTCAAGGAAGCGGACGCCGGGGATGTCCTCCGGCAGATGGAGCTCTTCGAGGAGATGGAGGAAAAAGACCCGCATCTCTTCTCGCAGCTTCAGACCCGCAAGAACGCCGTCACGGGCCTCGACTTTGAAGTTATCCCCTTTGATGCGGATGACGAGCGGGACAAGGAAATCGCCGAGTTCGTGGCGCAGGAAATCGAGAGCCTCGAAAACTTCGAGGACATGGCGATGGACTTGCTTGACGCAATCGGCAAAGGCATCGCGGTCTCTGAAATCATATGGGACTATGACGATGGCCGAGTCGTTGTCAAGGAAATCAAGAACAGACATCAGAAGCGTTTCTTTTGGGATGCGGAGGACAACTTCAAAGTCGTCACCAAGGAATACCCGAGCGGCATCATTGTCCCTGAGAACAAGTTTATAATCCACCGCTACAAGGCCCGCAGCGGACACCCGTCAAGGGCGGGCGTTCTGAGGGTCGTCGCGTGGATGTACCTCTTCAAAAACTACGACCTGAAGGATTGGGTCAGCTTTTGCGAGGTCTTCGGGATGCCCCTTCGCCTCGGCAAGTACGCCCAGGGCGCAAGCGAGGAAGACAAGGCCGCTCTCATGCGAGCCCTCGTTCAGATCGGCTCCGATGCGGCGGGCATCATCCCGGACGGGACGGAAATCGAGTTCAAGGAGTCCAGCAAGACATCAAGCCTCGACATATACGAACGGCTCGCCCGGTACTGTGACGAGCAGATGTCAAAAGCTATCCTTGGACAGACGCTCACCAGCGACTCCGGGGGCGGCAGCTACGCACAAAGCAAGACGCACAACGAAGTCCGTCACGACCTCACGGTCGCAGACTGCAAGGCTCTTGCCGCGACGCTCCGCCGTGACCTTATCCGACCCCTCGTCCTCTTCAATTTTGGCGAGGACAGGCGCATTCCGTACATCCGTTACGATTGCGAGGAGGCCGGAGACCTCAAGGAAACGGTCGACATCTATGAGAAACTGATTTGCAGTATTGGGCTCAAAGTCCCGACCTCTCACCTATATAAGAAGTTCTCCATCCCGAAGCCGGAAAACGGTGAGGAAGTGGCAGCTCCGAGCAAAGGCTCCGCCCTACCCATCCCGATGAAGGAGCAAACGGCGGAGGTCGTCACCAATGAAGCAACGGCAGCCGGAGCCGAAAAGGTCGAACTCAAGGGACAGGCAGCCGGAGAGCCGGGAACGCAGCAGCGCATCGACGGCCTCACGGCAGCGGCAATCAAACAGAGCTCGGGCCTGTTCAAGAAGCTTTTCGCTCCCGTTCTCAAGATGCTTGACAACACCGAAGACCTCGACGCTGTCAAGAAACTCTTTGAAAACGAGGAGCTCGTCGAGCGGCTTGCCGGGGAAATGGATGTCAAAGACATTGAGGAGCTCCTTCAAAAGGCGATGCTATATGCAGACCTTGAGGGGCGGGTGATACGGGATGAATGA
- a CDS encoding Mu-like prophage major head subunit gpT family protein: protein MIVNQQALRGIFTGFKTIFAKAFDETKPLYDRVATVVPSVTGEENYKWLGTIPMMREWIGDRQIKSLTASDYTIKNKDFEVTVGVPRNDIEDDRVGLYTPAIQSLGQSAALHPDELVFVLLPGGFTNKCYDGLPFFSDAHKVGKKTFSNKGTAKLSPESYAAARAAIMSVTDEHGKPLKIVPDLLVVGPALETEARKILLADQIDGTTNILKGTAEPLVVPDLAGNDSMWFLLCTKKPIKPLIYQERQKPKFVSLTNETDENVFMRKEFLYGADSRGNSGYAFWQMAYGSDGTAQ, encoded by the coding sequence ATGATAGTTAATCAGCAAGCACTCCGGGGCATTTTTACCGGGTTCAAGACCATCTTTGCCAAAGCCTTTGACGAAACAAAGCCCCTCTATGACAGGGTGGCGACGGTCGTCCCTTCCGTTACAGGGGAAGAGAATTACAAATGGCTCGGCACTATCCCCATGATGCGGGAATGGATTGGAGACCGTCAGATTAAAAGTTTGACGGCATCCGATTACACCATCAAGAACAAGGACTTCGAGGTAACGGTCGGCGTTCCCCGCAACGACATCGAGGACGACCGTGTCGGGCTCTACACTCCGGCGATTCAGTCCCTCGGTCAGAGCGCGGCCCTGCATCCCGACGAGCTTGTCTTCGTACTGCTCCCGGGCGGATTCACAAACAAATGCTATGATGGGCTGCCGTTTTTCTCGGACGCCCACAAGGTCGGCAAAAAGACCTTCAGCAACAAGGGAACGGCCAAACTTTCGCCGGAATCCTATGCAGCGGCGAGGGCGGCAATCATGTCGGTAACGGACGAACACGGCAAGCCTCTCAAGATTGTCCCCGACCTTCTCGTCGTTGGCCCGGCCTTAGAGACCGAAGCGAGGAAGATTCTTCTCGCCGACCAGATTGACGGCACAACCAACATCCTGAAGGGAACGGCGGAGCCGCTGGTTGTTCCCGACCTGGCCGGAAATGATTCGATGTGGTTCCTGCTTTGCACCAAGAAGCCCATCAAGCCTCTCATTTACCAAGAGAGACAGAAGCCGAAGTTTGTGAGCCTGACCAACGAGACCGACGAGAACGTCTTCATGAGAAAAGAATTCCTCTACGGAGCCGACTCTCGCGGAAATTCCGGGTATGCCTTCTGGCAAATGGCCTACGGCAGCGACGGTACAGCACAGTAA
- a CDS encoding phage minor head protein — protein MNEVESVISRNKEITFEEAVEYFRGKIPVTAKQFSEIAAEYQSLAFTVSGYTKVQVLKKFHDELLRAIEEGETMRSFRDRMNGFLEAQGYEGITNFQADNIFRTNIQTAYQVGHYRQMTDPDVLKLRPYWIYDAVNDTSTRPSHLAMDGRVFPADSPVWDTWYPPNGFRCRCTVRSLSKRQVEQRGLKVETENPKAAELRDGRFVNILPDPSFSTNPAKVQFTPDLKGYPETLKKAFERSVKAKDKQ, from the coding sequence ATGAATGAAGTTGAGAGCGTTATCTCCCGGAACAAGGAGATAACCTTCGAGGAGGCGGTCGAATACTTCAGGGGTAAAATCCCTGTCACAGCGAAGCAGTTCTCGGAAATCGCGGCGGAGTATCAGTCCCTCGCCTTCACCGTCTCGGGCTATACAAAGGTTCAAGTTCTCAAGAAGTTTCACGACGAGCTCCTCCGGGCGATTGAGGAAGGAGAAACGATGCGGAGCTTCCGGGACAGAATGAACGGGTTCCTTGAGGCTCAAGGGTACGAAGGAATTACGAACTTCCAAGCGGACAATATCTTCAGGACGAACATTCAAACGGCGTATCAAGTCGGGCACTACAGGCAAATGACCGACCCGGATGTCCTGAAGCTCCGGCCTTATTGGATATATGACGCAGTGAACGACACGAGCACCCGTCCCTCACACCTTGCGATGGACGGAAGGGTCTTCCCGGCAGATTCCCCGGTATGGGACACATGGTATCCGCCGAACGGCTTCCGATGCCGCTGCACCGTGCGCTCGCTCTCCAAAAGACAGGTCGAGCAGCGGGGGCTCAAGGTGGAGACAGAGAATCCGAAGGCGGCAGAGCTCCGGGACGGACGCTTCGTGAACATCCTGCCCGACCCGAGCTTCTCGACGAATCCCGCGAAGGTGCAGTTTACACCCGACCTCAAGGGATACCCGGAAACCTTGAAGAAGGCATTTGAGAGGAGCGTGAAAGCCAAAGACAAACAATAA
- a CDS encoding phage protease, with translation MAKLFACRGGQSEVNGAPEKVKLLPLGHVKSQKGDFDVDEESFRLMKQTFLERGNDIVIDYEHQTLKDVQAPAGGWIKDLSIEDGAIVAKVEWTPQGKKYLENREYRYLSPVVLVRKSDGKAIVLHSAALTNTPAIDGMFPIINSIKLDDYEGGNDMDIIKKLAALLGLGEDATEEQVTEALKAAVADAKKFKEGTENKNPEGGSEDEGKVVSNKVICEMLGLKAGAKTEDVAAAIVALTNKKPEGSVSEKEFKELKDKIARRDADDAVLMALKAGKLTPAQKDWATQYALKDPEGFKSFVEKAPQGVPMGELDIETKANKEETFDEATLLICKQLGVSEDDLKKYGKDVR, from the coding sequence ATGGCAAAATTATTCGCCTGTAGAGGCGGTCAGTCAGAAGTAAACGGAGCACCCGAGAAGGTGAAGCTCCTCCCCCTCGGACACGTCAAGAGTCAAAAGGGCGACTTCGACGTCGATGAGGAAAGCTTCCGTTTGATGAAGCAGACTTTTCTCGAACGGGGTAACGACATCGTGATTGACTATGAGCATCAGACGCTCAAAGATGTACAGGCTCCGGCGGGCGGATGGATTAAAGACCTATCCATTGAGGACGGAGCGATTGTGGCTAAAGTGGAATGGACTCCGCAGGGAAAGAAGTATCTCGAAAACCGGGAATACCGCTATCTCTCGCCCGTTGTCCTCGTCCGCAAGTCGGACGGCAAGGCAATAGTCCTACACTCGGCAGCATTGACGAACACACCCGCCATTGACGGGATGTTTCCGATAATCAATTCCATCAAACTTGATGATTATGAAGGAGGTAACGACATGGACATCATTAAAAAGCTCGCGGCTCTGCTCGGACTCGGTGAGGACGCAACCGAAGAGCAGGTCACGGAAGCCCTCAAGGCAGCCGTCGCGGATGCCAAGAAGTTCAAGGAGGGCACAGAGAACAAGAATCCTGAAGGCGGTTCGGAGGATGAAGGCAAGGTCGTCTCAAACAAGGTGATTTGCGAGATGCTCGGGCTGAAGGCCGGAGCCAAGACCGAAGACGTGGCCGCCGCAATCGTGGCGCTCACAAACAAGAAGCCGGAGGGCTCTGTTTCTGAGAAGGAGTTCAAAGAGCTCAAGGACAAAATCGCCCGCAGGGATGCAGACGACGCCGTCCTCATGGCCCTGAAGGCCGGGAAACTGACTCCGGCTCAAAAGGATTGGGCGACGCAGTACGCACTCAAAGACCCGGAGGGATTCAAGTCCTTCGTTGAGAAGGCCCCCCAGGGCGTCCCGATGGGCGAGCTTGACATCGAGACCAAGGCGAACAAAGAGGAAACCTTCGACGAGGCGACGCTGCTCATTTGCAAGCAGCTTGGCGTCAGCGAGGACGACCTCAAGAAGTACGGAAAGGATGTGAGATAA